One Nitrospirota bacterium genomic region harbors:
- a CDS encoding helix-turn-helix domain-containing protein → MKNDGLMNLKEVAEYLRLNVSTVYNWSQKGKLPAIKMGKNWRFWKEDIDNWLKEQKNNLGKNA, encoded by the coding sequence ATGAAAAATGATGGATTGATGAACCTTAAAGAGGTGGCTGAGTATCTTAGGCTCAATGTTTCTACGGTTTATAATTGGTCCCAAAAAGGCAAGCTTCCAGCAATAAAGATGGGCAAGAATTGGAGGTTTTGGAAGGAGGATATAGACAACTGGTTAAAGGAACAAAAAAACAACCTGGGTAAGAACGCCTAA